From the genome of Brachyhypopomus gauderio isolate BG-103 chromosome 20, BGAUD_0.2, whole genome shotgun sequence, one region includes:
- the cdadc1 gene encoding cytidine and dCMP deaminase domain-containing protein 1 isoform X2 produces MAASSNKWPRADFEENCCTLNGKDERNVKETSTQTSTKVQGHSPRLSKGNLFTLLSLWMELFPKRDKTPDNGSTRGTGLVVVREQRVLGLHCSGAELHAGQVAVVRHGPRLQDCSLYFSRKPCSSCLKMTLNAGVREIWYWPADAEMSLLSGEQEATLDAAAAERLKSNSRPHICVHLQPLPVAMLQFAEETSRDSHFLGRMAADDRSRDVGELFHGERGRNWDGLSARFLVEDAEEHRGRLGKMGLDNFCAEPYFSELRQHMRDLIRVLASVAASVPAPEHGYGFHDDSVATVSAQNTLPQEVVRHCVIQAALLAYRTEDPKVGVGAVIWAEGKLHAGCDGTGNMYLVGCGYNAYPVGSEYAEYPQMDDKQEERRHRKYRYIVHAEQNALTFRSAELKEEENTMLFVTKCPCDECVPLISGAGIKQIYTTDLDSGKHKHDISYLTFSKLRRVQKFIWQKSSLERSAEQDVLPIANGCFKHRKEEDTDGHSSKRLRT; encoded by the exons ATGGCAGCGTCAAGCAACAAGTGGCCTCGTGCAGATTTCGAAGAAAATTGTTGCACCCTAAACGGCAAGGACGAGCGCAATGTGAAGGAGACCAGCACACAGACCAGCACCAAAGTGCAAG GTCATAGCCCTAGACTGTCCAAAGGGAACCTCTTCACCTTGTTGAGCCTTTGGATGGAACTTTTCCCCAAGAGGGATAAAACACCGGACAATGGATCT ACTCGTGGTACTGGGCTGGTGGTGGTCCGTGAGCAGAGAGTCCTGGGACTGCACTGTTCTGGAGCGGAGCTGCACGCGGGCCAGGTGGCGGTCGTCAGGCACGGGCCCCGGCTGCAGGACTGCAGCCTGTACTTCTCCAGGAAGCCGTGCTCCTCCTGCCTCAAGATGACCCTCAACG cCGGTGTGAGAGAGATCTGGTACTGGCCGGCCGACGCCGAGATGAGTCTGCTGTCGGGCGAGCAGGAGGCGACGCTGGACGCGGCGGCCGCCGAGCGTCTGAAGTCCAACAGCAGGCCTCACATCTGCGTCCACCTCCAGCCACTTCCGGTCGCCATGCTGCAGTTCGCAGAGGAGACCTCACGCGACAGCCACTTCCTGGGGCGCATGGCGGCCGACGACCGCTCCCGGGATGTGGGCGAACTCTTCCACGGGGAGCGCGGCAGGAACTGGGACGGACTCTCGGCCAGGTTCCTGGTGGAGGACGCCGAGGAGCACAGGGGGAGGCTGGGGAAGATGGGATTGGACAACTTCTGCGCGGAGCCGTATTTCAGCGAGCTACGGCAGCACATGCGGGACCTGATCCGGGTTCTGGCCTCGGTTGCGGCCAGCGTTCCCGCTCCGGAGCACGGATACGGCTTCCACGACGACAGCGTCGCCACGGTTAGCGCTCAGAACACGTTGCCCCAAGAGGTTGTGCGACACTGTGTCATACAAGCCGCACTGCTGGCTtacaggacag AAGATCCTAAGGTGGGAGTAGGTGCAGTCATTTGGGCAGAGGGCAAACTG CATGCTGGGTGTGACGGTACTGGTAACATGTACCTGGTGGGTTGTGGGTATAACGCCTACCCGGTTGGCTCGGAGTACGCAGAGTATCCGCAGATGGACGACAAACAGGAAGAGCGACGGCACCGCAAATACAGATACATCGTTCACGCCGAACAGAACGCGCTCACGTTCAG AAGCGCAGAGTTGAAGGAAGAGGAGAACACAATGCTGTTTGTTACCAAGTGTCCGTGTGACGAGTGCGTCCCTCTGATCAGCGGCGCCGGTATCAAACAGATCTACACTACCGACCTCGACAGTGGCAAACACAAACACGACATCTCGTATCTCACCTTCAGCAAGCTTCGCCGCGTCCAGAAGTTCATT TGGCAGAAGTCTTCTCTGGAGAGAAGTGCTGAACAGGATGTGCTACCTATAGCAA ATGGCTGCTTCAAACACAGGAAGGAGGAAGACACTGATGGTCATTCCAGTAAGAGACTGAGAACTTGA
- the cdadc1 gene encoding cytidine and dCMP deaminase domain-containing protein 1 isoform X1, whose product MDNSPILTVMLDGPPGNWTWDLLTLFSCHPVSYSSSFSHSPRLSKGNLFTLLSLWMELFPKRDKTPDNGSTRGTGLVVVREQRVLGLHCSGAELHAGQVAVVRHGPRLQDCSLYFSRKPCSSCLKMTLNAGVREIWYWPADAEMSLLSGEQEATLDAAAAERLKSNSRPHICVHLQPLPVAMLQFAEETSRDSHFLGRMAADDRSRDVGELFHGERGRNWDGLSARFLVEDAEEHRGRLGKMGLDNFCAEPYFSELRQHMRDLIRVLASVAASVPAPEHGYGFHDDSVATVSAQNTLPQEVVRHCVIQAALLAYRTEDPKVGVGAVIWAEGKLHAGCDGTGNMYLVGCGYNAYPVGSEYAEYPQMDDKQEERRHRKYRYIVHAEQNALTFRSAELKEEENTMLFVTKCPCDECVPLISGAGIKQIYTTDLDSGKHKHDISYLTFSKLRRVQKFIWQKSSLERSAEQDVLPIANGCFKHRKEEDTDGHSSKRLRT is encoded by the exons atggaCAACTCGCCCATCCTCACTGTGATGTTGGACGGGCCTCCTGGGAACTGGACCTGGGACCTGCTCACACTTTTCTCCTGTCACCCCGTGAGCTACAGTAGTTCTTTCA GTCATAGCCCTAGACTGTCCAAAGGGAACCTCTTCACCTTGTTGAGCCTTTGGATGGAACTTTTCCCCAAGAGGGATAAAACACCGGACAATGGATCT ACTCGTGGTACTGGGCTGGTGGTGGTCCGTGAGCAGAGAGTCCTGGGACTGCACTGTTCTGGAGCGGAGCTGCACGCGGGCCAGGTGGCGGTCGTCAGGCACGGGCCCCGGCTGCAGGACTGCAGCCTGTACTTCTCCAGGAAGCCGTGCTCCTCCTGCCTCAAGATGACCCTCAACG cCGGTGTGAGAGAGATCTGGTACTGGCCGGCCGACGCCGAGATGAGTCTGCTGTCGGGCGAGCAGGAGGCGACGCTGGACGCGGCGGCCGCCGAGCGTCTGAAGTCCAACAGCAGGCCTCACATCTGCGTCCACCTCCAGCCACTTCCGGTCGCCATGCTGCAGTTCGCAGAGGAGACCTCACGCGACAGCCACTTCCTGGGGCGCATGGCGGCCGACGACCGCTCCCGGGATGTGGGCGAACTCTTCCACGGGGAGCGCGGCAGGAACTGGGACGGACTCTCGGCCAGGTTCCTGGTGGAGGACGCCGAGGAGCACAGGGGGAGGCTGGGGAAGATGGGATTGGACAACTTCTGCGCGGAGCCGTATTTCAGCGAGCTACGGCAGCACATGCGGGACCTGATCCGGGTTCTGGCCTCGGTTGCGGCCAGCGTTCCCGCTCCGGAGCACGGATACGGCTTCCACGACGACAGCGTCGCCACGGTTAGCGCTCAGAACACGTTGCCCCAAGAGGTTGTGCGACACTGTGTCATACAAGCCGCACTGCTGGCTtacaggacag AAGATCCTAAGGTGGGAGTAGGTGCAGTCATTTGGGCAGAGGGCAAACTG CATGCTGGGTGTGACGGTACTGGTAACATGTACCTGGTGGGTTGTGGGTATAACGCCTACCCGGTTGGCTCGGAGTACGCAGAGTATCCGCAGATGGACGACAAACAGGAAGAGCGACGGCACCGCAAATACAGATACATCGTTCACGCCGAACAGAACGCGCTCACGTTCAG AAGCGCAGAGTTGAAGGAAGAGGAGAACACAATGCTGTTTGTTACCAAGTGTCCGTGTGACGAGTGCGTCCCTCTGATCAGCGGCGCCGGTATCAAACAGATCTACACTACCGACCTCGACAGTGGCAAACACAAACACGACATCTCGTATCTCACCTTCAGCAAGCTTCGCCGCGTCCAGAAGTTCATT TGGCAGAAGTCTTCTCTGGAGAGAAGTGCTGAACAGGATGTGCTACCTATAGCAA ATGGCTGCTTCAAACACAGGAAGGAGGAAGACACTGATGGTCATTCCAGTAAGAGACTGAGAACTTGA
- the cdadc1 gene encoding cytidine and dCMP deaminase domain-containing protein 1 isoform X3 codes for MELFPKRDKTPDNGSTRGTGLVVVREQRVLGLHCSGAELHAGQVAVVRHGPRLQDCSLYFSRKPCSSCLKMTLNAGVREIWYWPADAEMSLLSGEQEATLDAAAAERLKSNSRPHICVHLQPLPVAMLQFAEETSRDSHFLGRMAADDRSRDVGELFHGERGRNWDGLSARFLVEDAEEHRGRLGKMGLDNFCAEPYFSELRQHMRDLIRVLASVAASVPAPEHGYGFHDDSVATVSAQNTLPQEVVRHCVIQAALLAYRTEDPKVGVGAVIWAEGKLHAGCDGTGNMYLVGCGYNAYPVGSEYAEYPQMDDKQEERRHRKYRYIVHAEQNALTFRSAELKEEENTMLFVTKCPCDECVPLISGAGIKQIYTTDLDSGKHKHDISYLTFSKLRRVQKFIWQKSSLERSAEQDVLPIANGCFKHRKEEDTDGHSSKRLRT; via the exons ATGGAACTTTTCCCCAAGAGGGATAAAACACCGGACAATGGATCT ACTCGTGGTACTGGGCTGGTGGTGGTCCGTGAGCAGAGAGTCCTGGGACTGCACTGTTCTGGAGCGGAGCTGCACGCGGGCCAGGTGGCGGTCGTCAGGCACGGGCCCCGGCTGCAGGACTGCAGCCTGTACTTCTCCAGGAAGCCGTGCTCCTCCTGCCTCAAGATGACCCTCAACG cCGGTGTGAGAGAGATCTGGTACTGGCCGGCCGACGCCGAGATGAGTCTGCTGTCGGGCGAGCAGGAGGCGACGCTGGACGCGGCGGCCGCCGAGCGTCTGAAGTCCAACAGCAGGCCTCACATCTGCGTCCACCTCCAGCCACTTCCGGTCGCCATGCTGCAGTTCGCAGAGGAGACCTCACGCGACAGCCACTTCCTGGGGCGCATGGCGGCCGACGACCGCTCCCGGGATGTGGGCGAACTCTTCCACGGGGAGCGCGGCAGGAACTGGGACGGACTCTCGGCCAGGTTCCTGGTGGAGGACGCCGAGGAGCACAGGGGGAGGCTGGGGAAGATGGGATTGGACAACTTCTGCGCGGAGCCGTATTTCAGCGAGCTACGGCAGCACATGCGGGACCTGATCCGGGTTCTGGCCTCGGTTGCGGCCAGCGTTCCCGCTCCGGAGCACGGATACGGCTTCCACGACGACAGCGTCGCCACGGTTAGCGCTCAGAACACGTTGCCCCAAGAGGTTGTGCGACACTGTGTCATACAAGCCGCACTGCTGGCTtacaggacag AAGATCCTAAGGTGGGAGTAGGTGCAGTCATTTGGGCAGAGGGCAAACTG CATGCTGGGTGTGACGGTACTGGTAACATGTACCTGGTGGGTTGTGGGTATAACGCCTACCCGGTTGGCTCGGAGTACGCAGAGTATCCGCAGATGGACGACAAACAGGAAGAGCGACGGCACCGCAAATACAGATACATCGTTCACGCCGAACAGAACGCGCTCACGTTCAG AAGCGCAGAGTTGAAGGAAGAGGAGAACACAATGCTGTTTGTTACCAAGTGTCCGTGTGACGAGTGCGTCCCTCTGATCAGCGGCGCCGGTATCAAACAGATCTACACTACCGACCTCGACAGTGGCAAACACAAACACGACATCTCGTATCTCACCTTCAGCAAGCTTCGCCGCGTCCAGAAGTTCATT TGGCAGAAGTCTTCTCTGGAGAGAAGTGCTGAACAGGATGTGCTACCTATAGCAA ATGGCTGCTTCAAACACAGGAAGGAGGAAGACACTGATGGTCATTCCAGTAAGAGACTGAGAACTTGA